The following coding sequences are from one Leptospira mayottensis 200901116 window:
- a CDS encoding LIC_10907 family protein, with the protein MLKWYDSSRLEDYLGSLPKLRNRLGLVSQYTDRREKAPRELRFVILIQRLYLQKKILLRRNQWLTKELRSIFSEKIQLENELESLEKLLKEIQNNTDLVSGSVSD; encoded by the coding sequence ATGTTGAAGTGGTATGACTCTTCAAGACTAGAAGATTATTTAGGCTCGTTACCGAAGCTTCGGAACCGACTTGGTCTCGTAAGCCAATATACAGATCGTCGAGAAAAAGCCCCAAGAGAACTGAGATTCGTCATCCTGATTCAAAGATTGTATCTACAAAAGAAAATTCTCTTAAGACGAAACCAATGGCTGACAAAGGAATTAAGAAGTATTTTTTCGGAAAAAATACAATTGGAAAACGAATTAGAATCTCTTGAAAAACTACTGAAGGAAATACAAAATAATACAGACTTGGTTAGTGGCTCCGTGTCGGATTAG
- a CDS encoding LIC10906 family membrane protein, producing MFLGIYVFSLKPRQKLQTLFLFLNLCMALWLCIQGLRGLFPLEYRNFGLNITFLPMSVGTFILYLLCKKMENVRQKIPVWILILGIVGFSYFTWASFSQRMVVLENPDTFVFDFSLNYHLIIYFSTFWVLLSAWIILKRIRLKRGDDRVRLFFVLLGSIVGLPITLMFIYFLPFLGIYKAYLSSLGLSVCSVCWAVAILHYDAFEIKAGLIQGQKTSFINRVASKPFLKLLGKLDPMRFVQKSSKAKEEITRQILIQDFHLAENTGEISVDERAKILSRRFGKYFK from the coding sequence TTGTTTTTGGGAATCTATGTCTTTAGTTTAAAGCCAAGACAAAAATTACAGACTCTATTCCTGTTTTTGAATCTATGTATGGCGCTCTGGCTCTGCATTCAAGGTCTTAGAGGATTGTTTCCTCTTGAATACCGTAACTTTGGGTTGAACATAACCTTTCTTCCGATGTCTGTCGGAACTTTTATTCTATATCTTCTTTGTAAAAAAATGGAGAACGTAAGGCAGAAGATTCCAGTTTGGATATTGATCCTGGGTATCGTAGGGTTTTCCTATTTTACCTGGGCTTCTTTTAGTCAAAGAATGGTAGTTTTAGAAAATCCAGACACTTTCGTTTTTGACTTCAGTTTGAATTACCATTTAATCATTTACTTCTCCACTTTTTGGGTTCTATTGTCGGCTTGGATAATTCTTAAAAGAATACGACTCAAAAGAGGAGACGATAGGGTAAGGCTCTTTTTTGTTCTACTCGGTTCTATAGTTGGGTTACCAATCACTTTAATGTTCATTTATTTTCTTCCGTTTTTAGGGATTTACAAAGCGTATTTATCATCTTTGGGTCTTTCAGTTTGTTCGGTCTGTTGGGCTGTCGCAATTCTGCACTACGACGCTTTTGAAATCAAAGCCGGGCTGATTCAAGGCCAGAAAACTTCTTTTATCAATCGTGTTGCTTCTAAACCTTTTTTAAAACTCTTGGGGAAATTAGATCCGATGAGATTCGTTCAAAAAAGTTCGAAGGCAAAAGAGGAAATCACGAGGCAAATTCTCATTCAAGACTTTCATCTTGCCGAAAATACCGGTGAAATCTCTGTCGATGAAAGGGCCAAAATACTTTCGAGAAGATTCGGAAAGTATTTTAAATAG
- a CDS encoding TolC family protein, which yields MCPGIEIKASEKKTLRINLETATQIALTNYYLLLSIKNKNNAIKELISERWRDLLPTLGVNMTRQRYIIQDSSDYIYNAILLNVDQIIYDGGKKKLDLDIAQLEEILSREDFKITSSKVRLEVEKTFINTLVALAKVALNKKSVERAKEQLRLAKLEAKLGFTTQIQVLSVASRLQEIEFALVKSINEYLKAKNDLKLIMSLDHQSDLIIEGNLLTDFYLSYPDLKRETLIENAQNQRSEIVRIKINNKKLAKERELAENAWIPQISIGGSYGRTGITYPLQNDTWNVNVKVIFPLGGSTNTTTENLGMRYNNQASSGFAGTVNPNFNAATSNNLQILDNMSYSRKVMESKIKLGDSIAEKKRLEQSIAIEVEKASDVVKESYDLITIGSGMVYFRYESMRLMGTKIQVGEAKRSDILFAETELVGAQEKLVDAIGKYCTSVYELEWVSGLQPDSLKLFKYKPNHGNTILPLILQNRPIPKSKVAENFKVKDIEEYFNSPDTETDRGLLDTYDPIKKK from the coding sequence ATGTGTCCAGGAATCGAAATAAAAGCTTCCGAAAAAAAAACGTTAAGAATTAATTTGGAAACCGCCACTCAAATAGCTTTAACGAACTACTATTTATTATTATCTATTAAAAACAAAAACAACGCTATAAAAGAACTCATTTCTGAACGATGGAGGGATTTGTTGCCTACTCTCGGAGTCAATATGACCAGGCAAAGATATATTATTCAAGACTCAAGTGATTACATATACAATGCGATTTTGTTAAACGTAGACCAGATCATTTACGACGGAGGTAAAAAGAAGCTGGATCTTGATATAGCTCAATTAGAGGAAATATTAAGTAGAGAGGACTTTAAAATTACTTCTTCTAAAGTGAGGCTGGAAGTTGAAAAAACTTTCATAAACACATTGGTTGCACTTGCAAAGGTAGCTCTTAACAAGAAGTCGGTGGAACGTGCCAAAGAACAACTCAGACTTGCAAAACTGGAAGCAAAACTCGGCTTTACTACTCAAATTCAAGTCTTAAGCGTAGCCTCCCGTCTTCAAGAAATCGAATTTGCTTTGGTGAAATCCATAAACGAATATCTAAAGGCAAAGAACGATTTGAAGTTAATCATGAGTTTGGATCACCAGTCTGATCTCATAATTGAAGGAAATTTACTTACGGACTTCTACCTCTCCTATCCCGATTTGAAAAGGGAAACATTAATTGAGAATGCCCAGAACCAAAGATCGGAAATCGTCAGAATCAAGATTAATAATAAAAAATTAGCTAAGGAACGCGAACTAGCCGAAAACGCTTGGATCCCTCAGATTTCTATCGGCGGTTCTTATGGAAGAACTGGTATAACTTATCCGTTACAAAACGATACCTGGAATGTGAACGTTAAAGTTATATTCCCTTTAGGAGGTTCCACGAACACAACGACCGAAAACCTAGGTATGCGTTATAACAACCAAGCGAGTAGCGGATTTGCAGGTACTGTTAATCCCAACTTTAACGCGGCAACATCCAATAATCTACAAATTCTAGATAACATGAGCTATTCGAGAAAGGTAATGGAAAGTAAGATTAAACTAGGTGATTCTATCGCGGAAAAAAAACGTTTGGAGCAGTCCATCGCGATCGAAGTGGAGAAAGCTAGCGACGTCGTTAAGGAATCCTACGACTTAATTACAATCGGAAGTGGAATGGTTTATTTCCGCTACGAGAGTATGCGTTTGATGGGTACCAAAATTCAGGTCGGAGAAGCGAAAAGGTCGGACATACTCTTTGCCGAAACCGAACTTGTAGGCGCTCAAGAAAAACTGGTAGATGCGATCGGAAAATATTGCACTTCCGTTTACGAACTGGAATGGGTCTCAGGTTTACAACCCGATTCGCTGAAGTTGTTCAAATACAAACCAAACCACGGAAATACAATTCTTCCGTTGATCCTACAAAATAGACCTATTCCCAAATCGAAAGTGGCCGAGAACTTTAAAGTTAAAGATATCGAAGAATATTTCAATTCCCCGGATACCGAAACGGACAGGGGTTTATTGGATACATATGATCCTATTAAAAAGAAGTAA